One Verrucomicrobiota bacterium genomic window, CAGGGAGTAGGCCGGCACCGCGCTCTTCCCAATCCGGTCGAGCGTGAGCACGGCGCCCACCTTCTTCTCCCGCAGAAGGAATTGCAGGAATGCACGGAGCGCTTCTTCGGGCGACTTGGCGATTGTCAACGCGTCGCTCATGAGGCCGTCTCCCGCCCGGAGTATGTCTCGAAGTATGGCGCGACAAGATCGGACAGCTCGTCTTCCTTATAGGTGATTGTCGGCAACGGCTCCGTCACGCTCCGGCCTGCGGTGTAGTCGAACTGCTTCTGCGTGGCATCGCCGACCAAGCTGAACATCCGGGCCACCGGGATCGAGGAGGGACACGCGTCCTCGCACGCCCCGCACGAGACGCACGAGAGGCTCATGTGCGCCATACGGCCCAGGTGGAACAGGAGTGTGTCGGTCGGCAGCCGCATGCCACCCTTGCGACGTGCTCTGGCCAGAGTGTTGTCCGGCGGCATCAGAAGGGCCTGGGATTCGAAGTAGCACTGGCGGCAGTAGCAAATCGGGCAGACGCTTCGACAGACATGGCAATTGAGGCACTGGCTCAGTGTCTCGAGCAGTTTGTCCGGTCCGGCGATGTCCTGCCGGAAGGCTGCCTGGGCCTGCGTGCGGGCTTGTTTCCTCTGCTCTTGCCGTTCGGCAACGGCGCGCTCCCAGGCATCGAGCGAGCTCTTCTCTGCTATCCGCAGCGTGTCGAGCAGCAGACGGCCCTGCTCGCTGCCGGCAACGATGGAAGCCTGGCCGTTGTCAGCCCCGAGTGTGGCGAAGTGAAGGTCCGACACGGGGCGACTGAACAGATGGCAGGTCTTGCACACTTCGCGGGCCACGGTCTCATCACCGCTCAGCAGCTTCTCGAAGTCGGCGTCGCCTTGCTGCGGATCGTCCAGGTAGGTCTTGAGCGGTAGTGCGCCGGGGCAGTCCATGCTGACCAACAGAAGGCCGTCCAGCTCTACCTGTCTGAGCTTCGCGAGCTCAACGGTGGCCCGTACCTCACATGGCCGCAAAACGGCGGCGACCTTGCCGGAAACGCCTCCGCGGGCATAGCGGGAGATGGCCCTGGCCCCCTGCACCGACATGACGGGAGGAAGCGGTTGCGTCTCTTCAAGAACCGAGCTGTCCCGCACAAGGAGCCAAGCGAACGAATCGCCCGCCGGCACGCGCGCCGGCACGAGGACCGCATTCAACACTTTCTCGTCGAGGCCGCGCCTGAGCAGATCGGTGATGGCCTGCTGGACACCCCCGGGAGCGGCGACCATGGCCCCGTTCATGTGTCCCTCCTTGCTGTCAGTGGATTGGGTCCCATCTGCGTGATATGGTCGCTGAACTCGGCAGCCGTATCGACGAAGCGTCTCCCTTCGCCGTGAGCGACAAAGCGGAACCAGAGCCGATCGTCGCCGAGGCCGAGGGTACCGAGGATCGTCTTGAGGTTCGCCAGCCTGCGTCGGGCGTGGTAGTTGCCGCTCTCGTAATGACAGTCGCCCGGGTGGCAGCCGCTCACGGCCACGCCGTCGGCGCCCTCGACCAAAGCTCGGAGCACGTGAACTGCGGGCAATGAGCCGGTGCAATTGACCCGATAGGTGCGCACGTTCTCCGGATAGCGCAAGCCGTGGGCCGACGCCGTCTCGGCGCCGCCTGTCCCGCACCAACTACAGAGGATATACAGGATCTTTGGTTCGAATCCGTTCGTCATCGGGTGCCCCTCACGTCAACACAGCGTCGAGCGCCGCAATGCTCTGGTTGCCAGTGAAATCACGCAGGTACGAGGCGTCGTTCGGGCACGCGGCTACGCAGGATCCGCAGGAATCGCACAGGAACGGCCGCACGGTGGCGACCTTCCTGCGCGGATCGATGACGCGCGCCTCGTATGGGCACGCGTCCACGCACACGCCGCACCCCATACAAAGGTCTTCCTTGACGCCGGCGACATACATCGCGTTCGGCGGCGCCATCTGCTTCTTGCCGAGCATGACGATGGCGCGGCCCGCCGCATCACGCGCCGTGAGCAGCGTCGCGCCGAAGGCCCTGGGTGAGTGGGCCAGCCCGGCGGGGAAAACGCCGTTTGTCGCCAGCTCGAACGGCTTCGTGAGCCGCTTGATCGCCTCCTCGTACGGATACGCGTTCGCATCGCTGTCGAAGAAGCCGTCCGCATCGAGGGGGAATCCCAGCAGGGCCGCGAGCGCGCGATTGCCTTCTTCGTCGGGCACGATGCCCGTGCTGAGCACAACCATGTCCGCGGCGATCTCGGGGCCACCATCGAGCGCGACCTTCAGCGTGCTGCGGTTGCCTGTGACGCTCGGATAGGTCCCGGCGTCAAACCGCTCGAACCGCACGCCGGCCTTCTTGGCCTCGGCGTACAGATCGCGCTTGCCGTAACTCGTGATGTCCCGATAGAAGATCGTCACCTCGCACTTCTTCTCTCGCAGGGCAAGCGCATTGGCGAGCGCCTGATTGCAGCAGACGCGCGAGCACCACGGGTGTTCGGCGTTGCGCGAACCGACGCACTGGATCATCGCGGCACGTTTCGGCACCGTGCCCTGGTCGAGCCGGCCCTGCAGTTGCCGCTGTGTGATAACGCGTTCGTCCTCAC contains:
- a CDS encoding 4Fe-4S dicluster domain-containing protein, yielding MNGAMVAAPGGVQQAITDLLRRGLDEKVLNAVLVPARVPAGDSFAWLLVRDSSVLEETQPLPPVMSVQGARAISRYARGGVSGKVAAVLRPCEVRATVELAKLRQVELDGLLLVSMDCPGALPLKTYLDDPQQGDADFEKLLSGDETVAREVCKTCHLFSRPVSDLHFATLGADNGQASIVAGSEQGRLLLDTLRIAEKSSLDAWERAVAERQEQRKQARTQAQAAFRQDIAGPDKLLETLSQCLNCHVCRSVCPICYCRQCYFESQALLMPPDNTLARARRKGGMRLPTDTLLFHLGRMAHMSLSCVSCGACEDACPSSIPVARMFSLVGDATQKQFDYTAGRSVTEPLPTITYKEDELSDLVAPYFETYSGRETAS
- a CDS encoding hydrogenase iron-sulfur subunit encodes the protein MTNGFEPKILYILCSWCGTGGAETASAHGLRYPENVRTYRVNCTGSLPAVHVLRALVEGADGVAVSGCHPGDCHYESGNYHARRRLANLKTILGTLGLGDDRLWFRFVAHGEGRRFVDTAAEFSDHITQMGPNPLTARRDT